The Paenibacillus spongiae nucleotide sequence CTCGACGCGCTCCGGATTCCCTTGCCGCTCACGTATGGCGGCCATGCGGTCTGTCATAAATTCGATTTCGGACTGCTCGATTTGCTCTGCGAGCTGTTTGGATAGAATGGCCACTTATCCGCCCCCTTGCTATGCTATATAAGTTAAACTAATGATTGGAATACAACCCGCTGCGCAGGTAGAATGTTCTTCCGACCGCTGGCGCTTCTCCAGAATCATTCTTCATGCTCCGCTCGTTCTTCTTCTTTCGTTCGACTGATATTGATTTCATATTTTAGATATAGCCGACAGCCGGACGAATGCACATATTATACCATTGAAACCCGCTTGCAATATAGAGAAAAAGAAGCTTCGCGCCTCCCGCTGTCCGGCGAGAATTGCGAAGCTCCGTTATGAAATCCGCTATTAATCTTTGCGCGTCTTCACTTCATGGCGCGTCAGCCATGCACGCAGCCGTTCAGCCGCGCGGTCCTTCTCGCTGCTGCCGGCAAATCGAAACCTGACCACCCGTTCCGACCAATTGCGCCGATTGGTATGCAGATCAATATAATTCGTCGTGAACGTCACTTCGGTCAGCTGCTCAGGAGTCAACAGCTGCTTCCCGATAAATAATTCCTTCTCCCGCAGGAGCAGCGTATGCTTCTGGCGAATTTCTATGTACATCCGGATAAATAAAAAGACCTGTACCAGAACGAACGCAATCGAGGCTGCGATACGAATACTTTCGACATTCGTTGCATTCATAATTGCGAGCAGTCCAATATTCAGCAGGCAAGCGATCACGACGTATTTGCTCGAAGCGTTCGGATAAGTAACGGAATAGGTCGGCACCTGCTGCGGATCATCTGCGGCAAGTTCTTTTTCGCTTCTCACCATATGTTTCAACATGATGATTTATCCCCTCCGTATAAAATCCTGATGCCAAACTTAGCTATTTTGTATGAAGTCGTTGAATGGACTATATTGGATCCAATAATAACACGCATAAATTCACCCTTTCTTCCAAGTGTAACGTTTCGAAAATAGACACCCCCAGAATGATAGATCAAACTCGCTTCATCTAACTTATAATTTAACATGATTTCATTATTATGTAAATCGACTGTAAGGTTATTGTTATTAATTTGTATCTAATTGATGAGTAAGAACGATATGAAATGAACGAAAAAAGAGAGACGGATTCACCTCCGCTCTCTCTTCCATGATTACCTTATTCCAAATGCGATCCGGCAGGCATTCGTTCAATCTTCTCTACAGCCGGATATCATTATGATTCGAACTTCTTGCAGTAGGCCACGACCTCGTCATAGGAAAGCGCACCGCCGAATATATCCAGAGCGCTTCCGATTGTAATGTCCAGCCTGCCTGAAGCCAGCTCATGAAACAGCTTCAAATCTTCCAGAGAGCGAGCGCCCCCCGCATAGGTCGTCGGGATCGTTACTGCACGGCCAAGCAGGCTGACCAGGCTTTCCAGTATGCCTGTCCGTTTCCCTTCCACATCGACGGCGTGGACGAGAAATTCATTGCAATACTGTTCCAGCTCGCGTAAATTCGCCTCGTTGACTTCGAAGCTGCTGAACGACTTCCACTGGTTCGTCACCACATACCACTTGCCATCCCGCTGCTTGCAGCTAAGATCGATCACGAGCCTTTCCGGGCCGACCTCCGATACGATCCGCCGCAGATGATCAAGGTTAAGCTCGCCATCCCTGAAAATATACGAAGTCACGATTACATGTGACGCCCCGTTCTCCAAATATAACGCCGCATTATCAGCCGTAATTCCGCCGCCGATCTGCAGCCCCCCCGGATATTCACGAAGCGCGCTTAACGCAGCTTCTTCATTGCCGGGACCGAGCATGATGACATGGCCCCCGGTAAGCTCATCGCGCTTGAACAAATCTGCATAGTAAGCGGAATCGTAAGCGGAGACAAAGTTCTCGATAACGCCGCCTTGCGAAGCAGCCGCCGTCAGCGATTCGCCGACAATTTGTTTTACCTTGCCATTATGAAGGTCGATGCACGGTCTGAATTTCATTGGTAATCCTCACCCTCGTCATTAAATCATCTGAACCTATTGTATCAGAAAATGCGATCATCTACGTAGTTCAATGAATGATTGGTATAAACACCTTTCTTGACGTTCCATTCATATACTTCGCAAAGCTGCCAGATAATGAGCGACTCCATGCTCCGCATTGGTCAGGATCGTTCCCGTAGCCGCTTGAATGACCCTCTCATGCGCATTGGACACCGCGTACTTCTCGTCCGCCGCCTCGAACATCGGCAGATCATTAAGGCTGTCCCCGAAACATATAAGCTTGTCAGCTTTGGCATACTGTTTCAGAAACAGCGCGGCCTCGCGCTTGTTCGCCTGGCTGTTGGCGATCTCGAGCCAGTAATAGCCCGGCGTATATATATCCGGCCCGAAGTGGCAGATCACCTCGCTGCGGCAACGGAATGCTTCATAGACAGGCTGAAGGCGCTCTTGCGTGTCAATCGCATTCACCGTCATAACCGACTCCACGGTGAAATCGGGGAAGCCGTCAACCATCCGAAACCTCGAATCCCCCAGCTTGGTGCGGTTCGTAATATAATTCTCTTCGCTTTCATTCCGGATTCCCTTGTAATACACATGCGGGACGTCATATCTGTCCAATGTGTACAGAAGCGGCAGCAGATCGCTCCGTTCATAAGCGGCCAGTACTTCCGCCGTTAGTGCTCCAGATAAGAAATTAGAACGGATGTTTCGCTTCGTTACGGGATCATGAATGAATACGCCATTCATATAGGCAACGGGAAGACGCAGTGTAAGATCGCGAAGCAGCCATGAAGCGGATTCGGCCGATCGCGCCGTAGCTACCGTAAACAGGAGGCCACGTCCAATCAATGCATTCAGAATCTTCACGCTTTCCGGACTGACTTGCTGCTCGTCATTGAGCAGCGTCCCATCCAAATCCGAGATGTACAAGACCGACAACGCGCTTCCCTCCCGCAGACCATTATTTAGAATGAACTCCTATTCAACAGCAAAGCCAATTCGGATAGAGATTGTATCGCGAACTTCGGCGTATATGCCTCTCCTGCCGTTAAACCTTCAGAATTATAATAGCAGAAATCAATTCCGGAGCTAGCCGCCCCTCTGTAATCATCCTGCAGTGAATCTCCCACGAATAGGACCTCCGAGTGGTCCACGCCGAATGCCCGGACGGCCGAATCGAATATGGCGCGGTCCGGCTTCCACAAGCCCACCTCATCCGAGATGAAGAGATGGTCAAAATAATGGTCCATGCCGCCTGTTTTCAGCCTGGCGCGCTGAGCTTCGCCGATGCCATTGGAGATAATGCCGAGCGGATAGTGACCGTGCAGAGATACGAGAACATTTTGCGCCCCCTCCATCACGTGGCATGTGCTGCAGAACAGCTTCCAATATGTACTGGCCAGCGGATCGGAGAGGGAAGGATCGAAGCCCATCTGGATTAACGTGTCCCGGAATGAGTACTGAAGCACCTGACTAATGTGAATTTGCCGCTCGACGCGTTCGCTCCAGTAGGTCCAGTTAATAGGAGCAAATACAGCCCGGAACGTTTCCCATTCGAATCCGGAGAGCTCCGGCAGCCGATGATGATCGATCGCGCGGCGCATGGCATCCAGCTCGCTGGACGTATAGTCGAGAAGTGTGTTGTCCAGGTCGAACAAAATAGCTTTATACATTCAACACTTCACTCCCCCGCATAAATAAGCCGTATTAAAACCGTATCGCCCTGATCGACCGATAGATCAAATAGCCGATGATCGCTCCTGTAGAATTCAAGATAATATCGTCGACATCGAAGCTTCCGCGTTTGAGCACCATCTGAAGCGTCTCCACGACGAAGAGAGCCAATATAAACCGGAACATGAACCGAAAGAAGCCATACTGCAGCAAATACGGGATCGCGATGCCAAGCGGTATGAATACCGCCACATTGCCGACAATATTGATAAACCACATTTTAAGCCTAAAGTGGCTGGCGTGATGGAAATATAATTTGATCGTTTGGAAAGGAACGTAATTATATCGATAACCGCCATCGGATACATAGCTTCTGCCAAAGCCGATAAACATCCAATAGAGCAGCAAGCCGGTATAAGCCATGATAAGGACGGCCGTAAACACTCTTAAGAGCTTGACAAGGTTCCTCTCCTCTTCTTGGTCTCATATTTGCGCCAGCGGCTTGACGCGGTACCAGTACCTGTATATCGTTTCAAAGCCGAGCTTGTCATACAAACGAACAGCCGGCTTATTATTCTCGACGACGAGTAAATAGCAGGCCGAGGCTCCGCGGGATTTGCCCCAATCGAGCAGTTGACGGATTAATTGCTGTCCGTAACCTTGGTTACGGTATTCCGGCGCCGTCACGATATCGAACAGGCCCATATATTTTCCCTCGACGACTCCAATTCCGCATGCAACCGGATTTCCATCCACATATACTGCCGCAAAGCCTTGAGTCAACGGCGATGAGCCAAGCAGCTCTCGCGTTACCGACGTTTGGCTGGGCGATAGTCCAAGGAGAGCCGCAGCGTTTGCCAGCCAGCCTTCCGTAAATGATTCTTCAATGCGAACATTGCCATTGCTATATGCTGCGTAAGGCTCTTCGTCAAGCGTGAGCAGCTTTACGCATGAAGGATCAACGAGCTTATAACCGGATTGCGACAGCAGTTCGTCCAGCGATGGAGGGTGAACGAAAGGGGTTAGCTTGAATACGGCATTCAGTCCGGCGTTCGCATAGAAGCGTTCCGCATCGCGAATTCGTCCTTCGACTTCGATGCACCGGCAAGCCTCATAGATTGGACTGACAGAGTTAGAACGTTTGGTATACCCATCGGACACGCGCAGCAGCCACCCGTCGCGCAGGATGGTACGCAAGGCGGGCCATGCGTTCAACGCAGCTTCCTCGATCTCTTTGTACATTTATAGCATCCTCTTTCCTAAATTAAGAAGAGTTTTGTATAAATATACATCATTGTGTATTTTAAAACAAACCGGTTAATCGAATCTTTTTTGAAAAGACAATAAATCAAGCCAGCGGCCGAATTTATAAGCAACCTCCCTATAGTGGGCGCATTGCATATAGCCAAGCTTGCCGAACAACCGGATGCTTCCCTCGTTCTCACTGCAAATCGTAGCTACGAACGAATGAATGTTTTGTTCTCGCGCCAACTGCTCGACATAAGGTATGGCATAGCTGCCGATCCCCCGTCGGCCGAACGCCGGATCCAAATAAATCGTAACTTCCGCCGTCACTTGAAAAGCGGCTTTCTTTTTATGCTGCGTAAACAAGATGTAACCCGCATACTGGCCATCTGACTGTATTATCAGTGTGCGGTAACGCTCATTCATCGGCTTGATCAGCTGATGCATCTGCTCCGCCGTCACCGGTTCAAGATCGAACGATACCGTTGTATTCTCTACGTAATAATTGTATGTGCCCCTCGCTTGTTCCAGATAGGATTCGTTATAATCAACCATCGATTTGTTATTCATGATGCACCTCTATATCTTCGATATCGTTTGAACGAATGGATGAAACATGGCAGCTGAAGCAAGCGAAACGATTTGCCCTCAGTTGAATCTGCTTAACTAATTCTAACATTCATTAGAAAGATTTCTAATCGTTTCTTGATATACTTGTCTGCAGCTATTATACCCTCTCTTTCGGACACCTAACATTACAAAAAAAATTGCATTCTCCCTCTATTACATTGCGCCAGGCTAGACGATAAATATCTTATTACAGCGAGAGGTGGAACTATATGGTCATTATGAAATACTTCAAATCGAAAAGCCTGCTATTCACGAGCTCCGTGATGTTATCCGTCCTGTTCACCGTTATTTTGGGTTCAAGCACGTGGTTAGGATACTACCAGCAGCGGCAGGCTTATTTGAATGAGTTTGAGCAGTATGGAATGAGCTTTGCGGCCCAAATCAGAGCCAACAGCTCCTCATTGAAAACCGCGCATGACATGATTGCGGACAAGCAGGGAACTGATGCCGCTGCCTTCTTGACCTTGAAGAAGCAGCTGGATGCCATGTCGGAGAGCAAGCTGGTGGCGAACTCGTATGTGTTTATGCCGGACAAGATCGAACGAGACGGCAAAGTATTCCTTACCAACATTCAGGAGAATCAGAGTCTCACCGACTCAGGCCTGCTTCCGGGTATCGATTACGAGCTTAGCCCGATCTTCCTGGCAGGCTATGAAGCCGCCATGCGAGATGGATGGGCGATTACCGATACGTTCACGGATTCAATGGGAGATTGGATTTCCTATCTGACACCGGTCAAAGATAAAGACGGCAAGGTCATCGCCCTGTTCGGCATCGATTTCGACTACGGACTCGTTCAGAAGGACCTCTCGGTCATGCTATGGACCAATATTGGAGGGGGCATTATATTTACGCTCGTCTCCGTCCTGATTGTCATCGTGCTGATCCGTATCATCGTACGGCCGCTGCGCAAGCTCGCCGAATTGTCCAAGCTTGCGGCACAAGGCGACTTAACGGTCGCGGTTCCCGTGACAAGCGGCAACGAAATCGGTCAAGCCGCTGAATCCTTCAACGCCATGATTGCCTCGCTTCGTGATCTTGCCCGCAACATTCGATCGACGTCCACGGAGGTATCCGAGTCGGCGGCTTACCTTCAGGACAGCGCCAAGCAGACGGCAGAGGCGACTTCGGAAATAACCGAAGCCATTCAACAAGTAGCGGCCGGATCGGATACGCAGCTGCAGAGCTCCAAAGAATGCCAGCGTGCGATGACCGAAATGGCGGCAGGCATTCAGCGCATTGCGGAATCCTCATCGGTCGTTTCGGACTTGGCTGCGGAAACGACATCAAGCGCTGCCTCCGGTGAGACGGTTATGGCAAGCACAGTCAGCCAGATGCAAACCATCGAGAGCAATTTATCGAAATCCGTGGGAACCATTCATGAATTGAAAGAGCTGAGCGGCCGCATTGGAGAAATTATGACGCTCATTGCCGATGTAGCCAACCAGACGAATCTCCTGGCTCTCAACGCTTCGATTGAAGCGGCCCGCGCTGGAGAGCACGGCAAGGGCTTTGCCGTTGTCGCGCATGAAATTCGCAAGCTGGCTGAGCGTTCCAAAGAGTCCTCGGAGCAGATCGAATCCATTCTCCAAGGAATCGGCTCCCGCACTTCGCAGGCCGTCGCCTCCCTGGAGCAATCGATGGAGGAAGCCCGCACCGGCACATCCGTTGCCAATCAAGCGGGCGATACCTTCCGTGATATCGTCACCGCGATACGCCAAGTATCCGAGCAGGTTCAGGAAGTATCGGCCGCATCGCAGCAGATGTCGGCAGGGAGCGAGCAGATCGCAGCGTCGCTTGAAGAACTGGAGCGGATTGCTTCCGTCTCGTCCAATAATGCGGAGAATGTGGCCGCTTCTTCTGAAGAGCAGCTTGCCGCCATGGAGGAAGTCGCCAGTTCTTCCGAGCAGCTTCGTCAATTGGCGGCCGCTTTGAATAAGACCATCGAGCGATTCCGCGTATAGCCTGACGCCCGCCTAACTAGAACACCCCCGGATCGATGAGCGCATTCCAGTGCACGAACGGCCGTCCGTCACTATCGACGGACATCGTGCCCGTGCAGATGTGCTCACGGTCCGGGTTTTCCATATAGTGGTCAAATACGGCATGGTGAATAGCGGAAGAGCGCAATCCGCGGGCCTCTTCGGGCGTGTGCCAGCCCAGCTCCCCCTCATCGGATTCGACCACGTTCGTATGCTTCGTTCGACCGGCATAGACATATTGCTGACGCATCTCGTCGCCCTTCAGCCTGAGCAGAATATACTTCAGCTTCAAGTCGCTCAAATCCTCGCGCCTTAGCCCCGTCTCTTCTTCGATTTCCCGATAGCAGGCATCGAGCGGATCGTTCAGCTCATCGGTTTCGATATGCCCGCCAATTCCGCTGTAGAACGGAATGGTCTGGCGCTGCCATTTTGACGCCCGCTTCTTCATCAACAGCACCTTGCCGTCATGGAACAGAAACGCTACCGCCATCTGTCTCGTTCGAATCGTCACGCCCCTGTGCCCCCCCAGCATCTGCATGAATCCGTGAATATGTCCAGCAAATGAATTATTTTTTACATGCTTGAATGAATGCCTCAAATAGCTTTCGCGATATCTCATCTACGGCAGCAGACGTCTCCGGATGCCATTGCACGCCGAGGACGAAAGGATGCGAGTCGCTCTCGATCGCTTCGATAATTCCATCTTTGGCGGTTGCGGCGACCGTAAAGCCGGCAGCCGGCTTGTTTACGGCTTGATGGTGAAACGTATTCACCCGGAATTGCTCTTCCCCGGCAATACGGTGAAGCAATGACCCGGCCTTAACGTCTACCGTATGCGCCAGGTAGGTTGCCGGCGCTTGCTGCCGATGCTGAATCCCCTCGCATTGCCGTTCGATATCCTGATATAGTGAACCGCCTGCCGCGATATTGAGCACTTGAATCCCGCGGCATATCGCAAAGATCGGCTTCTTCAGCCGCAAGCATTCCTGGGTCAGCCTGATTTCCAGCCGGTCCCGCTCCGGTGTTATGCGTCCCAATCCGCGATGCGGTTCTTCCCCGTAATAGAAAGGATCCACATCGGCTCCCCCGGTCAGCAGCAGCCCGTCGATGAGCTCCGCATATTGAACGATGTCATGCATCTCTCCGCCTAACGGAACGATAAGCGGCAAGCCTCCGGCACGCAACGTGCATTCCGTACTATTAACCGCGCCATCCTCCTGCGAGCTTGTTACGCCGATAACAGGCTTTCTCTGACGAACTGCCGCTTGTTCTGCGTCCATCCTGACGCCCCCTTAGCTATGGTTACATTTCTATGGTCCATAAACCGATGGCTGCAGCAAAACGAATGTACTATAGTCCGCTCCCAGGCGGAATCTTCATTATGCTTCTTGACCTTCTGCTTATATTGATT carries:
- a CDS encoding NUDIX domain-containing protein produces the protein MTIRTRQMAVAFLFHDGKVLLMKKRASKWQRQTIPFYSGIGGHIETDELNDPLDACYREIEEETGLRREDLSDLKLKYILLRLKGDEMRQQYVYAGRTKHTNVVESDEGELGWHTPEEARGLRSSAIHHAVFDHYMENPDREHICTGTMSVDSDGRPFVHWNALIDPGVF
- a CDS encoding gamma-glutamyl-gamma-aminobutyrate hydrolase family protein, encoding MDAEQAAVRQRKPVIGVTSSQEDGAVNSTECTLRAGGLPLIVPLGGEMHDIVQYAELIDGLLLTGGADVDPFYYGEEPHRGLGRITPERDRLEIRLTQECLRLKKPIFAICRGIQVLNIAAGGSLYQDIERQCEGIQHRQQAPATYLAHTVDVKAGSLLHRIAGEEQFRVNTFHHQAVNKPAAGFTVAATAKDGIIEAIESDSHPFVLGVQWHPETSAAVDEISRKLFEAFIQACKK
- a CDS encoding methyl-accepting chemotaxis protein, whose protein sequence is MVIMKYFKSKSLLFTSSVMLSVLFTVILGSSTWLGYYQQRQAYLNEFEQYGMSFAAQIRANSSSLKTAHDMIADKQGTDAAAFLTLKKQLDAMSESKLVANSYVFMPDKIERDGKVFLTNIQENQSLTDSGLLPGIDYELSPIFLAGYEAAMRDGWAITDTFTDSMGDWISYLTPVKDKDGKVIALFGIDFDYGLVQKDLSVMLWTNIGGGIIFTLVSVLIVIVLIRIIVRPLRKLAELSKLAAQGDLTVAVPVTSGNEIGQAAESFNAMIASLRDLARNIRSTSTEVSESAAYLQDSAKQTAEATSEITEAIQQVAAGSDTQLQSSKECQRAMTEMAAGIQRIAESSSVVSDLAAETTSSAASGETVMASTVSQMQTIESNLSKSVGTIHELKELSGRIGEIMTLIADVANQTNLLALNASIEAARAGEHGKGFAVVAHEIRKLAERSKESSEQIESILQGIGSRTSQAVASLEQSMEEARTGTSVANQAGDTFRDIVTAIRQVSEQVQEVSAASQQMSAGSEQIAASLEELERIASVSSNNAENVAASSEEQLAAMEEVASSSEQLRQLAAALNKTIERFRV
- a CDS encoding HAD family hydrolase, coding for MSVLYISDLDGTLLNDEQQVSPESVKILNALIGRGLLFTVATARSAESASWLLRDLTLRLPVAYMNGVFIHDPVTKRNIRSNFLSGALTAEVLAAYERSDLLPLLYTLDRYDVPHVYYKGIRNESEENYITNRTKLGDSRFRMVDGFPDFTVESVMTVNAIDTQERLQPVYEAFRCRSEVICHFGPDIYTPGYYWLEIANSQANKREAALFLKQYAKADKLICFGDSLNDLPMFEAADEKYAVSNAHERVIQAATGTILTNAEHGVAHYLAALRSI
- a CDS encoding GNAT family N-acetyltransferase; the protein is MYKEIEEAALNAWPALRTILRDGWLLRVSDGYTKRSNSVSPIYEACRCIEVEGRIRDAERFYANAGLNAVFKLTPFVHPPSLDELLSQSGYKLVDPSCVKLLTLDEEPYAAYSNGNVRIEESFTEGWLANAAALLGLSPSQTSVTRELLGSSPLTQGFAAVYVDGNPVACGIGVVEGKYMGLFDIVTAPEYRNQGYGQQLIRQLLDWGKSRGASACYLLVVENNKPAVRLYDKLGFETIYRYWYRVKPLAQI
- the hisA gene encoding phosphoribosylformimino-5-aminoimidazole carboxamide ribotide isomerase, coding for MKFRPCIDLHNGKVKQIVGESLTAAASQGGVIENFVSAYDSAYYADLFKRDELTGGHVIMLGPGNEEAALSALREYPGGLQIGGGITADNAALYLENGASHVIVTSYIFRDGELNLDHLRRIVSEVGPERLVIDLSCKQRDGKWYVVTNQWKSFSSFEVNEANLRELEQYCNEFLVHAVDVEGKRTGILESLVSLLGRAVTIPTTYAGGARSLEDLKLFHELASGRLDITIGSALDIFGGALSYDEVVAYCKKFES
- a CDS encoding HAD family hydrolase translates to MYKAILFDLDNTLLDYTSSELDAMRRAIDHHRLPELSGFEWETFRAVFAPINWTYWSERVERQIHISQVLQYSFRDTLIQMGFDPSLSDPLASTYWKLFCSTCHVMEGAQNVLVSLHGHYPLGIISNGIGEAQRARLKTGGMDHYFDHLFISDEVGLWKPDRAIFDSAVRAFGVDHSEVLFVGDSLQDDYRGAASSGIDFCYYNSEGLTAGEAYTPKFAIQSLSELALLLNRSSF
- a CDS encoding VanZ family protein, whose product is MAYTGLLLYWMFIGFGRSYVSDGGYRYNYVPFQTIKLYFHHASHFRLKMWFINIVGNVAVFIPLGIAIPYLLQYGFFRFMFRFILALFVVETLQMVLKRGSFDVDDIILNSTGAIIGYLIYRSIRAIRF
- a CDS encoding GNAT family N-acetyltransferase gives rise to the protein MNNKSMVDYNESYLEQARGTYNYYVENTTVSFDLEPVTAEQMHQLIKPMNERYRTLIIQSDGQYAGYILFTQHKKKAAFQVTAEVTIYLDPAFGRRGIGSYAIPYVEQLAREQNIHSFVATICSENEGSIRLFGKLGYMQCAHYREVAYKFGRWLDLLSFQKRFD